The following proteins are encoded in a genomic region of Acetobacter oryzoeni:
- a CDS encoding OB-fold nucleic acid binding domain-containing protein: MRYLLSLSAALLVSSVAVAAPAHKTPASKAESFSARQTHTEKQADGVYDLSGLPSFSGKVAQFLPSPHGGVFGLVLEDGTQVFVSPEQTHALAGLVKPGDIISIRGLKGRTLPIIRAFGITSPRGRGMQDNFIAMPVHSTEMIAGPDLVLHGEIWQQLYNANGELSGVILKDHSVICITPREAARVANLLTPGQMLYAVGTGSSGELGTAIDAREIGTSAEKMVGIAVGDAPPPGPPAGSPAYDIIPGAEEH, encoded by the coding sequence ATGCGCTATCTGCTTTCTTTGTCTGCTGCATTATTGGTGTCTTCCGTGGCTGTAGCCGCGCCAGCACATAAAACGCCTGCCTCCAAGGCAGAGTCCTTTTCTGCTCGGCAGACACACACAGAAAAGCAGGCAGATGGTGTATATGATCTTTCTGGCTTGCCTTCCTTTAGCGGTAAGGTCGCGCAGTTTCTGCCATCCCCTCATGGGGGTGTGTTTGGGCTGGTGCTGGAAGATGGCACGCAGGTTTTTGTTTCCCCAGAACAAACGCATGCATTGGCTGGGCTGGTTAAACCGGGGGATATTATTTCTATCCGCGGGTTAAAAGGCCGCACATTGCCTATTATTCGGGCGTTTGGAATTACCAGCCCGCGTGGCCGTGGCATGCAGGACAATTTTATTGCCATGCCCGTGCACTCTACTGAAATGATTGCTGGCCCGGATTTGGTGCTGCATGGCGAAATCTGGCAGCAGCTTTACAATGCCAATGGGGAACTTTCCGGTGTGATTTTGAAAGATCACTCCGTTATCTGCATTACCCCGCGTGAAGCTGCGCGTGTGGCTAATCTGCTTACACCGGGCCAAATGCTCTATGCTGTTGGCACAGGCAGTAGTGGTGAGCTTGGCACGGCCATTGATGCACGAGAAATTGGTACATCAGCCGAAAAAATGGTGGGTATTGCTGTGGGTGATGCGCCGCCACCCGGCCCACCTGCTGGCAGCCCGGCTTATGATATTATTCCCGGTGCAGAAGAACACTAA
- the trmB gene encoding tRNA (guanine(46)-N(7))-methyltransferase TrmB: MAEAKGSAENGQPVVADVKPPPERLYGRQRGHPLRPRQERLLDETLPRMRFPLERAADPASVFGHKPEQIWFEVGFGGGEHVLAQTNAHPEVGYIASEVFHNGLCSLLSRLVPVGEEATAPVPEMLRLWDDDARQVLNVLPDACLDRLFLMFPDPWPKARHAKRRFVHPQNVALAARVLKPGAVWRVASDDPTYQAWVQEVMAAQDYFEAPKPVLTRPEGWFPTRYEAKAIAAGRQPMYWTFTRR, encoded by the coding sequence ATGGCGGAGGCTAAAGGTTCGGCTGAAAATGGTCAGCCTGTGGTAGCAGATGTTAAACCCCCGCCGGAGCGGCTGTACGGCCGCCAGCGCGGGCATCCGTTGCGCCCCCGTCAGGAACGGCTGCTGGATGAAACCCTGCCGCGTATGCGCTTTCCGCTAGAGCGCGCGGCAGATCCGGCTTCTGTTTTTGGCCATAAGCCAGAACAGATCTGGTTTGAGGTTGGCTTTGGTGGTGGTGAGCACGTGCTTGCCCAAACCAATGCACACCCCGAAGTGGGGTATATTGCCTCCGAAGTTTTCCATAATGGTTTGTGCTCCCTGTTAAGCCGCCTTGTGCCGGTGGGGGAAGAAGCAACGGCTCCCGTGCCAGAAATGCTGCGGCTGTGGGATGATGACGCCCGGCAAGTGCTGAATGTGCTGCCCGATGCGTGTCTGGACAGGTTGTTCCTGATGTTTCCAGATCCGTGGCCCAAGGCACGCCATGCCAAGCGGCGCTTTGTGCATCCGCAAAATGTGGCGTTGGCCGCCCGTGTGCTTAAGCCCGGTGCCGTGTGGCGCGTTGCTAGTGATGATCCTACCTATCAGGCATGGGTGCAGGAAGTTATGGCAGCTCAGGATTACTTTGAAGCGCCAAAACCCGTTTTAACCCGGCCGGAAGGCTGGTTCCCCACGCGGTATGAGGCCAAGGCCATTGCTGCTGGCCGCCAGCCTATGTACTGGACATTTACCCGCCGCTAA
- the metK gene encoding methionine adenosyltransferase — MRKDGDFLFTSESVSEGHPDKVADRISDTVLDAYLAADPEARVACETLVTTNRIILAGEVRGPSSVTSDKLIELAREAVKDIGYDQEGFSWRRAEAANYLHAQSADIAVGVDSAGEKDEGAGDQGIMFGYASNETDTLMPAPIYYAHRILHEMRDLRRAGDPIVAGLQPDAKSQVTLRYVNGRPVGATSVVISTQHDEGINQEELRGRLGQVVKNVLPEGWVPPEKEFYVNPTGVFVIGGPDGDCGLTGRKIIVDTYGGAAPHGGGAFSGKDPTKVDRSAAYACRYLAKNVVAAGLADRCTIQLSYAIGVSHPLSVYVDLDETGKDVDENRLGDVLREVMDLTPRGIRKHLRLNRPIYAVTSAYGHFGRQPDAKLDTFTWEQTDLVDALRSALNR; from the coding sequence ATGCGTAAAGACGGCGATTTTCTGTTTACTTCGGAGTCTGTTTCCGAAGGCCATCCCGATAAAGTTGCTGACCGGATCAGCGATACCGTTCTGGACGCTTATCTTGCGGCAGATCCGGAAGCCCGCGTTGCCTGTGAAACGCTGGTAACCACCAACCGCATCATTCTTGCGGGTGAAGTACGTGGCCCATCTTCCGTTACATCGGACAAGCTGATTGAACTGGCGCGCGAAGCTGTCAAAGATATCGGTTACGATCAGGAAGGTTTCTCCTGGCGCCGTGCGGAAGCTGCCAATTACCTGCATGCGCAGTCTGCTGATATTGCAGTAGGCGTTGATAGCGCAGGTGAAAAAGACGAAGGCGCAGGCGATCAGGGGATCATGTTCGGGTATGCCTCGAACGAAACCGATACCCTTATGCCAGCTCCCATCTACTATGCGCACCGCATTCTGCATGAAATGCGTGATCTGCGCCGTGCGGGTGACCCGATTGTGGCAGGCCTGCAGCCGGATGCCAAAAGCCAGGTGACCCTGCGCTACGTCAATGGCCGCCCGGTTGGTGCAACCTCTGTGGTGATTTCCACCCAGCATGATGAAGGCATCAATCAGGAAGAACTGCGTGGCCGTCTGGGCCAGGTGGTTAAGAATGTGCTGCCAGAAGGTTGGGTGCCGCCGGAAAAAGAATTCTACGTCAACCCCACGGGTGTGTTCGTAATTGGCGGCCCGGATGGTGACTGCGGGCTGACAGGCCGTAAGATTATTGTGGATACCTATGGTGGTGCAGCCCCGCATGGTGGTGGTGCATTCTCCGGTAAGGACCCCACGAAGGTGGACCGTTCCGCAGCTTATGCCTGCCGCTATCTGGCTAAAAACGTTGTGGCCGCTGGTCTGGCAGACCGTTGCACCATTCAGCTTTCCTACGCCATTGGCGTGTCTCATCCGCTGTCCGTCTATGTGGATCTGGATGAAACCGGTAAAGATGTAGATGAAAACCGTCTGGGTGACGTGCTGCGTGAAGTGATGGATCTTACCCCGCGTGGTATCCGTAAGCACCTGCGCCTGAATCGTCCGATTTATGCTGTGACATCTGCTTATGGTCACTTTGGCCGCCAGCCAGATGCCAAGCTGGACACCTTTACGTGGGAACAGACCGATCTGGTTGATGCCCTGCGTAGCGCGCTGAACCGCTAA
- the purH gene encoding bifunctional phosphoribosylaminoimidazolecarboxamide formyltransferase/IMP cyclohydrolase encodes MSQTTLPIRRALVSVSDKTGLLDLARALAAQGAEILSTGGSAKALRDAGIPVTEVSDYTGFPEILDGRVKTLVPKIHGGILGRRDLPAHVAQMEEHGIGPIDLVAVNLYPFEKTVASGADADTCIENIDIGGPALIRAAAKNHAHVVVLTDPAQYEGLIDALGDGGTTLEMRRAYAGAAYARTAAYDAAIAAWFAKQAQQPFPERFIMAGQRAEILRYGENPHQKAAFYRDGTVRPGVATAQQVQGKSLSYNNINDTDAAFEAVAEFDSPAVVIVKHANPCGVAVAPSLTAAWDQALRCDPVSAFGGIVALNRTLDAATAEKISTIFTEVIVAPDAEEDAKALLSRKKNLRLLLTGGLPNPAAEGIVVRSVAGGFLAQTRDNGQISREGLKVVTKRAPTEQEMQDLIFAFRVAKHVKSNAIVYAKDGATVGIGAGQMSRVDSARIAASKSGEAAKAAGQDTPLTQGSVAASDAFFPFADGLETIVAAGATAVIQPGGSIRDNEVIAAADAAGIAMVFTGMRHFRH; translated from the coding sequence ATGAGCCAGACGACGCTGCCTATCCGTCGTGCCCTTGTTTCTGTTTCCGATAAAACAGGTCTGCTTGATCTTGCCCGCGCTCTTGCGGCGCAGGGGGCAGAAATTCTTTCTACCGGGGGGTCTGCCAAGGCGCTGCGCGATGCAGGCATCCCTGTTACGGAAGTTTCGGATTACACGGGCTTTCCCGAAATTCTGGATGGCCGGGTAAAAACACTGGTGCCCAAAATCCATGGTGGCATTCTGGGCCGGCGTGATCTTCCTGCGCACGTGGCCCAGATGGAAGAACACGGCATTGGCCCGATCGATCTGGTGGCTGTCAATCTGTATCCGTTTGAAAAAACGGTTGCTTCTGGCGCAGATGCAGACACCTGCATTGAAAACATTGATATCGGTGGCCCTGCACTTATTCGCGCAGCCGCCAAAAACCATGCCCATGTGGTGGTGCTGACAGATCCGGCCCAGTATGAAGGGCTGATTGATGCGTTGGGTGATGGCGGTACCACGTTGGAAATGCGCCGTGCCTATGCTGGTGCTGCGTATGCCCGTACTGCTGCGTATGATGCCGCCATTGCTGCATGGTTTGCCAAGCAGGCTCAGCAGCCTTTCCCCGAACGCTTCATTATGGCTGGCCAGCGTGCGGAAATTCTGCGTTACGGTGAAAACCCGCACCAGAAGGCCGCTTTCTATCGTGATGGCACAGTGCGCCCCGGCGTGGCTACGGCACAGCAGGTGCAGGGTAAGTCTCTCTCTTATAACAACATCAATGATACCGATGCTGCGTTTGAGGCTGTTGCCGAATTTGATAGCCCGGCCGTTGTGATTGTAAAACATGCCAACCCTTGTGGCGTGGCTGTTGCACCTTCACTGACAGCCGCGTGGGATCAGGCTCTGCGGTGCGATCCGGTTTCTGCCTTTGGGGGCATTGTGGCCCTAAACCGCACGCTGGATGCGGCTACGGCAGAAAAGATTTCCACTATCTTTACGGAAGTGATTGTGGCTCCAGATGCGGAAGAAGATGCCAAGGCGCTTCTGTCTCGCAAAAAGAACCTGCGTCTGCTGCTAACCGGTGGCCTGCCTAACCCTGCGGCAGAAGGCATTGTGGTGCGTTCTGTAGCCGGTGGTTTTTTGGCGCAAACGCGTGATAACGGCCAGATCAGCCGTGAAGGCCTGAAGGTGGTGACAAAGCGCGCCCCTACGGAACAGGAAATGCAGGATCTGATCTTTGCATTCCGCGTGGCCAAGCACGTTAAGTCTAACGCTATTGTGTACGCCAAGGATGGCGCCACAGTGGGCATTGGCGCTGGCCAGATGAGCCGTGTGGATTCTGCGCGTATTGCGGCTTCCAAAAGTGGTGAGGCCGCAAAGGCTGCCGGGCAGGATACGCCGCTTACGCAGGGTTCTGTTGCTGCGTCTGATGCGTTCTTCCCGTTTGCAGATGGTCTGGAAACCATTGTTGCCGCTGGGGCCACTGCGGTTATTCAGCCGGGTGGTTCCATCCGTGATAACGAGGTGATTGCCGCAGCAGATGCCGCCGGTATTGCCATGGTGTTTACTGGTATGCGCCATTTCCGCCACTGA
- a CDS encoding DUF1328 domain-containing protein translates to MAILRWVLIFLIFALLASIFGFSGAAGNFTEIAKILLFVFVVLLVISLFFGRTPRT, encoded by the coding sequence ATGGCTATTTTACGCTGGGTTCTGATTTTTCTAATTTTTGCCCTTCTGGCATCCATATTCGGGTTTTCTGGCGCGGCAGGCAACTTTACAGAAATAGCTAAAATTCTGCTGTTTGTGTTTGTGGTGCTGCTGGTAATCAGCCTCTTTTTTGGCCGTACACCCCGAACCTGA